Proteins from one Plasmodium cynomolgi strain B DNA, chromosome 10, whole genome shotgun sequence genomic window:
- a CDS encoding Ser/Arg-rich splicing factor (putative) has product MGPYMHQRNQPMSLLIRKLKYDTSPSMVREKFKKFGAIKDVYLPIDYYTKEPRGFGFVEFYDPKDAEQALKEMNGSEIDGNRIEVFVAQKGRSDPRLMRYKEKGGGIPPGPYPYRKYSDYRIRKRYISKSNSRHRSYSRDKIRRRDDRSRERFRYRNSYDRRMDSYRDKKSYYPKSSYNKYRNKDYDRSCSRSRRSRDYRNESPRYKEKRRYDKYYRSSSRRVSRGGGAGDDKYERRSRHDRKDNYKSKYDSNDEYSDETRNSSKHSKKQHVSKSISFNTDKEEARKKTDNANDKDNSKDWRESEERNDEHSNRRESVNSQDEESNLPIGSHFVKQGVIQKHNFNFQAYMQK; this is encoded by the exons ATGGGGCCCTACATGCATCAGAGGAACCAACCCATGTCCCTGCTGATTAGGAAGCTCAAGTATGACACGTCGCCATCTATGGTacgagaaaaatttaaaaaatttggagccATCAAAGATGTGTACCTACCGATAGACTACTACACCAAGGAACCGAGAGGTTTCGGATTTGTTGAATTTTACGACCCCAAAGATGCCGAGCAAGCACTAAAAGAAATGAACGGGTCGGAGATAGATGGAAATAGAATAGAAGTTTTTGTAGCCCAAAAGGGAAGGTCAGATCCAAGACTTATGAGatataaagaaaagggaggaggTATCCCACCAGGACCATATCCCTATAGAAAATATTCAGATTATAGAATCAGAAAAAGATATATTTCTAAATCTAATTCTAGACATAGATCCTATTCTAGAGATAAAATAAGAAGGAGAGATGATAGATCAAGGGAAAGGTTTAGGTATAGAAATAGCTACGACAGAAGGATGGATAGTTATAGGGATAAAAAAAGCTATTACCCTAAAAGTAGCTACAATAAATATCGAAATAAAGATTACGACCGAAGTTGTAGTAGGAGTAGACGATCCAGAGATTACAGAAATGAAAGTCCAagatataaagaaaaaagaaggtatGACAAATACTACAGAAGTAGCAGTAGAAGAGTGAGCAGAGGAGGAGGTGCTGGGGATGATAAGTATGAACGTAGGAGTAGACATGACAGAAAGGATAATTACAAATCCAAATATGATAGTAATGATGAATATAGTGATGAAACTAGAAATTCTAGTAAGCATTCAAAAAAGCAACATGTTTCTAAATCTATATCTTTTAATACGGACAAGGAGgaggcgagaaaaaaaactgacaATGCTAATGATAAGGATAATTCTAAGGATTGGCGCGAGAGCGAAGAGAGGAATGATGAGCATAGCAACAGGAGGGAGTCTGTGAATAGCCAGGATGAGGAGTCAA ATCTACCAATAGGTTCACATTTTGTTAAGCAGGGCGTTATCCAAAAGCATAATTTCAATTTTCAAgcatatatgcaaaagtgA